In one window of Methanosarcina vacuolata Z-761 DNA:
- a CDS encoding geranylgeranyl reductase family protein, producing the protein MYDVIIIGGGPSGSSAGRRAGKLGLKTLLLEKENFPRYKPCGGGLSEHAMSYLDFELPEDIIEWEVTGAKVIFKDQSVNVHKGHRVFALVSRNTFDTFLLEKAKETGIEVHTGEKALSCREMSDFIEVDTREKTYQAKFAIISEGAQGLIKTCVRPTDNKDEYGICLVTEIPAEEREIEERLGKTLELHLGVARGGYGWIFPHKTYYSVGIGGVVKDFSHPKESMLEFLKKNGFSGDYKLHGHKIPWGGLKRKVVGSRVLLSGDAAGFVDASSGEGLSYAIRSGQLAAEVIAGICLQGKNLKDLNEYQALCRAEFGTHLKYSLILSKLIHSFPERSFKMFIDNREILDKYLEVMDFKIDYKDYLRWALLNFKLR; encoded by the coding sequence ATGTATGACGTAATCATTATTGGAGGTGGTCCTTCTGGATCTTCGGCCGGAAGAAGAGCAGGAAAACTTGGACTAAAGACACTGCTGCTTGAGAAAGAAAATTTTCCCAGATACAAACCCTGCGGAGGCGGGCTCTCAGAGCATGCTATGTCTTATCTCGATTTTGAACTTCCTGAGGATATTATTGAATGGGAAGTTACAGGGGCAAAGGTTATTTTCAAGGATCAATCAGTAAACGTACACAAAGGCCATCGGGTATTTGCGCTAGTATCCAGGAACACATTTGACACTTTCCTTCTTGAAAAAGCAAAAGAAACAGGAATTGAAGTCCATACCGGGGAAAAAGCTCTGTCTTGCAGAGAAATGTCCGACTTTATTGAAGTGGATACCAGGGAGAAGACATACCAGGCAAAGTTTGCGATAATTTCAGAAGGTGCCCAGGGACTCATCAAAACCTGTGTGCGCCCCACGGATAATAAAGACGAATATGGAATTTGCCTTGTTACTGAAATCCCTGCTGAAGAAAGAGAAATTGAAGAACGCCTGGGAAAAACCTTAGAACTTCATTTAGGGGTTGCAAGAGGTGGATACGGCTGGATTTTCCCTCACAAAACCTATTATTCTGTTGGAATCGGCGGAGTTGTCAAAGACTTCTCGCATCCTAAAGAATCCATGCTTGAGTTCCTTAAGAAAAATGGATTTTCCGGGGATTATAAACTTCACGGACACAAGATCCCCTGGGGAGGGCTTAAGCGCAAAGTGGTGGGTTCAAGGGTTCTTCTAAGCGGAGATGCTGCCGGATTTGTAGACGCGTCTTCAGGTGAGGGGCTTTCCTATGCGATTCGTTCAGGACAGTTAGCGGCTGAGGTAATTGCAGGAATTTGTCTGCAAGGCAAAAATCTGAAAGATTTGAACGAATATCAGGCTCTCTGCCGGGCTGAGTTCGGGACTCATCTTAAATATTCCCTTATTTTGTCCAAATTAATCCATAGTTTCCCAGAAAGATCTTTCAAAATGTTTATAGACAATAGAGAAATCCTGGATAAGTATCTTGAGGTTATGGATTTCAAGATTGATTATAAGGATTACCTGCGCTGGGCACTCCTGAATTTTAAACTCAGGTAA
- a CDS encoding FAD-dependent oxidoreductase — MYDLIIVGGGPSGASAGQTAGKRGLSTLLIEKENFPRYNPVEGLFLLIVYLAWISSCLSP, encoded by the coding sequence ATGTATGATCTGATCATAGTAGGGGGAGGACCTTCAGGAGCATCGGCAGGACAGACAGCTGGGAAAAGGGGCCTTTCAACCCTTCTAATTGAAAAAGAAAATTTTCCGAGGTATAACCCTGTGGAGGGGCTCTTTCTTCTTATTGTTTATCTTGCCTGGATTTCAAGCTGCCTGAGTCCATAA
- a CDS encoding geranylgeranyl reductase family protein, whose protein sequence is MYDLIIIGGGPSGASAGRRAGKLGLNTLLLEKDEFPRYKPCGGGLSAHAISYLDFELPRDVIEWEVTGVRGVFKDKTIEVHKDHNISSLVSRAVFDNFLLKKAKETGIEVHTGEKVLSCKEKTEFVEVITKEQTYQAKFAIVAEGAHGLLKTCVRPADTREEYGISLVAEIPAEERDIEEYLGKTVELQLGVASGGYGWIFPHKTYYSVGIFGVAKNFPHPKATMINFLKDNGFTGDYKLSGHKIPLGGIKRKITGSRVILIGDAAGFVDAFSGEGLAYAIRSGQFAANVIAEVYQQRGKIKDLHKYESVCKAEFGTHLKYSLIFSRLIHRFPERSFKMFINNSEILDKYLEVVDFTIDYKDYLRWSLLNFKLR, encoded by the coding sequence ATGTATGATCTAATAATAATTGGAGGAGGACCTTCAGGAGCCTCGGCTGGTAGGAGAGCAGGAAAGCTTGGCTTAAACACGTTATTGCTTGAGAAAGACGAATTTCCCAGATACAAACCCTGTGGAGGAGGACTTTCAGCTCATGCTATTTCTTATCTTGACTTTGAGCTTCCTCGTGATGTCATCGAGTGGGAAGTCACTGGGGTGAGGGGTGTTTTCAAAGATAAGACAATTGAAGTGCACAAGGACCACAATATATCTTCGCTGGTTTCTCGAGCTGTTTTTGATAACTTCTTGCTCAAAAAGGCAAAAGAAACCGGAATTGAAGTCCATACAGGAGAAAAGGTTCTGAGCTGTAAGGAAAAAACTGAGTTTGTGGAAGTAATTACAAAAGAACAAACTTATCAGGCAAAATTTGCTATTGTTGCAGAAGGAGCGCATGGGCTCCTTAAAACCTGTGTCAGGCCTGCAGATACCAGGGAGGAATACGGGATATCATTAGTTGCAGAAATCCCTGCTGAAGAAAGAGATATTGAAGAGTACCTGGGAAAAACCGTTGAACTGCAGTTAGGGGTTGCTAGTGGTGGATATGGTTGGATTTTTCCTCATAAAACATATTATTCCGTCGGAATTTTCGGGGTTGCCAAAAATTTTCCTCATCCGAAAGCTACAATGATTAATTTCCTGAAGGATAATGGCTTTACCGGGGATTACAAATTGTCTGGACATAAAATCCCCCTGGGTGGTATTAAAAGGAAAATTACCGGTTCCAGAGTTATTCTCATTGGAGACGCTGCTGGATTTGTAGACGCTTTTTCAGGTGAAGGATTAGCCTATGCCATTCGCTCAGGGCAGTTTGCTGCCAATGTGATTGCCGAGGTTTATCAGCAGAGAGGAAAAATAAAAGACCTTCATAAATACGAATCTGTTTGTAAGGCAGAATTCGGAACTCATCTTAAATATTCCCTTATTTTTTCCAGGTTAATCCATCGTTTCCCAGAAAGGTCTTTTAAAATGTTTATAAACAATAGCGAAATTCTGGATAAATATCTTGAAGTTGTGGATTTCACGATTGATTATAAGGACTACTTGCGTTGGTCCCTCCTGAATTTCAAACTCAGGTAA
- a CDS encoding IS1634 family transposase gives MADKNNSRRVESSIKRTSFLGHLGLIAGVFQELEVDKLIDEKLPKERDHKVPHSVCILAMVLNGLGFIGQRLYLFPDYFRTISIGRLFGDSVTREDLNQYAIGETLDRIVKYGPTKLFTEITLHIMNRLPIPVHCLHADTTSVSVYGDYEDEETEYIDITFGIPKNGRWDLKQFVLSLIVNQHGIPLFMNTHSGNASDKSTILEAIKSLKSALRPESKVYYVADSSFYTDNNIKNIGKSFWISRVPATITEAKELLNANLNLKTLKSDERYSFYQTFVDYGGVKQKWVLLLSHKMKEKKEVTLRRKLEKELEKAEKSLKKLAGDDFFCEEDALKAAEKWIADFPSVLFEKVDLKTIKKREAGKKGRPLKNEKLKTYYKIDGVIKVNDAFVLKEMEKMGLFILASNDISLSPEEMLKYYKGQDKVEKGFRFLKSDAFSISKVYLKNKSRIEALTMIMVLCLMIYSIAEWKLRTKLEEENETVPDQKGKPTKRPTMRWIFFKFQGITELITQKKGKTKSEILNMEEIHWKILSLMGEKYENIYL, from the coding sequence ATGGCAGATAAAAACAACAGTAGAAGAGTTGAATCCTCAATAAAACGTACAAGCTTCTTAGGTCACCTTGGTCTTATTGCTGGAGTTTTCCAAGAGCTTGAAGTTGACAAATTGATCGATGAGAAACTTCCTAAAGAACGAGATCACAAGGTTCCTCACTCCGTCTGTATCCTTGCCATGGTACTCAATGGTCTTGGTTTCATAGGGCAACGTCTGTACCTTTTTCCTGATTATTTCAGGACTATTTCTATAGGAAGACTTTTTGGAGACAGCGTCACACGAGAAGACCTGAATCAATATGCTATTGGAGAAACTCTTGACAGAATCGTAAAGTATGGTCCTACAAAACTGTTTACTGAAATCACTCTTCACATTATGAATCGTCTACCTATTCCTGTCCATTGTTTACACGCTGACACTACAAGTGTCAGCGTTTATGGGGATTATGAAGACGAAGAAACTGAGTATATTGATATTACTTTTGGAATACCCAAAAACGGAAGATGGGACCTCAAACAATTTGTTTTGAGCTTGATTGTTAATCAGCATGGAATACCACTTTTCATGAACACCCATTCAGGGAATGCTTCAGACAAAAGCACAATTCTGGAAGCAATCAAGTCTCTCAAATCAGCTTTAAGACCTGAAAGCAAAGTGTACTATGTAGCTGATAGTTCTTTTTACACTGATAATAATATCAAGAACATAGGAAAGTCATTCTGGATCAGTCGTGTTCCTGCAACAATTACTGAGGCAAAGGAACTGCTAAATGCAAATCTAAACCTGAAAACGTTGAAAAGCGACGAAAGATACTCATTTTATCAAACCTTTGTGGATTATGGTGGAGTTAAACAAAAGTGGGTTTTGTTACTCTCTCATAAAATGAAAGAAAAAAAAGAGGTAACTCTCAGAAGGAAGCTTGAAAAAGAGCTTGAAAAAGCAGAAAAGTCGCTTAAAAAACTGGCAGGAGATGACTTTTTCTGTGAAGAAGATGCATTAAAAGCAGCAGAAAAATGGATTGCAGATTTCCCTTCCGTTCTTTTTGAAAAAGTAGATTTGAAAACCATTAAAAAACGCGAAGCAGGTAAAAAAGGCAGACCTTTAAAAAATGAAAAATTAAAGACATATTATAAGATTGATGGGGTTATAAAGGTTAATGATGCTTTTGTTTTAAAAGAAATGGAAAAAATGGGACTTTTCATTCTTGCAAGTAATGATATCAGTCTTTCTCCTGAAGAGATGCTGAAGTATTACAAAGGACAGGATAAAGTAGAAAAAGGATTCAGATTTTTGAAAAGTGATGCCTTTAGCATATCGAAGGTTTATCTCAAGAATAAATCAAGAATTGAAGCGTTGACAATGATAATGGTTCTCTGCTTAATGATTTATTCTATTGCAGAATGGAAATTAAGGACAAAGTTAGAAGAAGAAAATGAAACGGTTCCAGATCAAAAAGGGAAACCAACAAAAAGACCAACAATGAGATGGATATTTTTCAAGTTTCAGGGAATTACAGAACTTATAACGCAGAAAAAAGGGAAAACAAAGTCAGAAATACTGAATATGGAAGAAATTCACTGGAAAATATTGAGTCTCATGGGAGAGAAATATGAAAATATATATCTATAG
- a CDS encoding DUF116 domain-containing protein: protein MYSFIGKALFFTIIFSVLISISALLVSRISLKRNVWLAGFFSNVLDFFYLPIKYFFCKFSDPRILDKWIVSLKNIANASDFSKTKNRIIIVPHCVRSLDCPAPSTIFGIQCRDCGKCIVSQLRKDAVKYGYDLYITTGSSAIGNILKNKPADGLLGIACNYEINKGMCALNGKKVVTYGVPLLNDGCYNTIVDYDKVIETLKRFDKKKI, encoded by the coding sequence ATGTATAGTTTTATAGGAAAAGCTCTGTTTTTTACCATAATTTTTTCGGTTTTGATCTCGATATCTGCTCTCCTGGTGAGTCGAATCAGCCTGAAAAGAAACGTATGGCTTGCAGGTTTCTTTTCAAATGTACTTGATTTTTTTTATTTACCTATAAAATATTTCTTCTGTAAGTTTTCGGATCCACGAATTCTGGACAAATGGATAGTATCTTTGAAAAACATAGCTAATGCATCAGATTTCTCAAAAACCAAAAATCGCATAATTATTGTTCCGCACTGCGTGCGTTCATTAGATTGCCCTGCGCCGTCAACAATTTTTGGAATTCAATGCCGGGACTGCGGGAAGTGCATTGTATCTCAACTGAGAAAAGATGCCGTAAAATATGGATACGACTTATATATTACCACCGGCTCTTCAGCTATCGGAAACATCCTTAAAAATAAACCTGCCGATGGTCTACTTGGAATTGCATGTAATTATGAAATAAACAAAGGAATGTGCGCTTTAAATGGGAAAAAAGTTGTGACTTATGGCGTCCCTCTGTTGAACGATGGTTGTTATAATACGATAGTGGACTATGATAAAGTAATTGAAACGCTCAAACGTTTTGATAAAAAGAAAATCTAA
- a CDS encoding geranylgeranyl reductase family protein encodes MPESIIERNIPKVRVYFRDQFIEGIKENNLAMLVSRKVFDNFLLEKARETGIEIHTKEKVLDLIEKEDCVEVRTTYNTYLGRFVLISEGSGGVLKYKVRSRDTKIEYELGLVSEIPDDDEIINNRFPGTINIHFGIAQGGYGWIFPHAGYYSAGIAGTAQYLEHPKKILLDFLEENGLSGDFPVRSHIIPTGGIKRKILNSRLLLSGDAAGFVDAFTGEGISYAIRSGQLAAETIADLVMYSQKLSSLKAYESACRLEFGNYLASSLKLKKILHRFPETSFKLAVSNGEILEKYLDEVITNRNHKDYVRWLLLNFCLTEPVSRIKSLTLEGNDKD; translated from the coding sequence CTGCCTGAGTCCATAATCGAGAGAAATATCCCAAAGGTGAGAGTTTATTTCAGGGACCAATTTATTGAAGGAATAAAAGAAAATAACCTGGCCATGCTGGTTTCCAGAAAAGTCTTTGATAATTTTTTGCTTGAAAAGGCCAGGGAGACTGGAATTGAGATCCATACCAAAGAAAAGGTTCTTGATTTGATTGAAAAAGAAGATTGCGTTGAAGTCAGAACCACGTATAATACCTATCTTGGGAGGTTCGTTCTTATTTCAGAAGGTTCCGGTGGAGTCCTTAAATACAAGGTAAGGTCGAGAGATACAAAAATAGAATATGAACTGGGCCTGGTGTCGGAAATCCCTGATGACGATGAAATAATAAATAACAGGTTTCCAGGCACTATAAACATTCATTTTGGGATCGCGCAGGGAGGTTATGGCTGGATCTTTCCCCATGCCGGATATTATTCTGCAGGAATTGCAGGGACAGCTCAATATCTTGAGCATCCGAAAAAAATACTGCTGGATTTCCTGGAGGAAAATGGCTTATCAGGGGACTTTCCGGTTCGTTCCCATATTATCCCCACAGGCGGGATAAAAAGAAAAATCCTCAATTCAAGGCTGCTTTTGAGCGGGGATGCTGCCGGATTTGTAGATGCTTTTACTGGAGAAGGTATTTCATACGCTATCAGGTCAGGACAGCTTGCTGCGGAGACTATTGCAGATCTTGTGATGTACAGCCAGAAGTTAAGTAGCCTTAAAGCCTATGAATCCGCCTGCAGGCTGGAATTCGGGAATTATCTTGCCAGTTCACTTAAATTGAAGAAAATACTGCATCGTTTTCCTGAAACTTCTTTCAAACTGGCTGTTAGCAACGGGGAGATCCTTGAAAAATATCTGGATGAAGTGATAACAAACAGGAATCATAAAGACTACGTCCGCTGGTTACTGCTGAACTTCTGCCTGACTGAGCCTGTATCCAGAATAAAGTCTCTTACACTGGAAGGAAACGATAAGGATTGA
- a CDS encoding DUF116 domain-containing protein codes for MYIPYEFLGKIFIYLVLFALAGTGIALLIGAYSFKKRRIIFPGFVLFTLYLFYSPSKLLCRFFKIRENLVDDILIDLRNAIMLDRFVHTKENRVVFLPQCMRHPECRARCDPIHGYECKRCGKCDISKIYEAADMYNFKVFIIPGSSFVKKIFKEYRPQSCLGVACYNELAEDMQEVSFIPVQGVLLLRDGCFNTKADVEEIIRKMEMCDV; via the coding sequence ATGTATATTCCTTACGAATTTCTTGGAAAAATATTCATATATCTGGTTCTTTTTGCTCTCGCAGGAACAGGGATCGCCCTGCTCATAGGGGCATATTCCTTTAAAAAACGCAGAATAATTTTTCCGGGGTTCGTGCTGTTTACACTTTATCTTTTTTATTCCCCTTCTAAATTATTGTGCAGATTTTTTAAAATACGGGAAAATCTCGTAGATGATATTCTTATTGATTTAAGAAACGCCATAATGTTGGATCGCTTTGTTCACACAAAAGAGAACAGGGTTGTGTTCCTTCCTCAATGTATGAGACACCCGGAATGCAGGGCAAGGTGTGACCCAATCCATGGTTATGAGTGCAAACGATGCGGAAAATGTGACATTTCAAAGATATATGAAGCTGCAGATATGTACAATTTCAAGGTTTTTATAATCCCTGGGAGCAGCTTTGTCAAAAAGATCTTCAAGGAGTACAGGCCCCAATCTTGCCTTGGTGTGGCCTGTTACAATGAGCTTGCAGAAGATATGCAGGAAGTATCTTTTATCCCTGTGCAGGGTGTTCTTCTCCTTCGGGATGGTTGTTTCAATACCAAAGCTGACGTGGAAGAAATTATCAGAAAAATGGAGATGTGCGATGTATAG
- a CDS encoding geranylgeranyl reductase family protein produces the protein MIYMKKYDVIIIGAGPAGSSAAYMLARSKINVLVIDRYPFPRYKPCAGGLTVKTFKSFDFSISKEVKYSTNNVVASYKNKIFHNISGNKTLTKMVERKEFDNFLIKKAVDSGATFLDGTKVTEVVWKDGEFSVKTEEQFFQCNYLIGADGTNSIVNRTFNIVEKDLYGFAIEINCPLSKDNIGKFNMTFDFGTIPNGYLWIFPKDQYACIGAYTTNRKMKDIQKYLFDYIESLGLVPESKELKGHIIPYYGIYYKQPDFPCILVGDAAGFGEYCTGEGIYYAVKSGIIAAEVISSSIKSGIFEYRTLQRRYQKEIIRGLKLAYHIGKFFYSHLPLSFNLLMSYLLGGILYESASRGFTFDQSFSKIHVILSSLLLNKSHISNNKYYK, from the coding sequence ATGATTTATATGAAAAAATATGATGTGATTATTATTGGAGCAGGACCTGCAGGGTCGTCTGCAGCATATATGTTAGCTAGATCTAAAATTAATGTACTTGTTATTGACCGATATCCTTTCCCACGTTATAAACCCTGTGCAGGGGGCTTAACTGTAAAAACATTCAAATCTTTTGATTTTTCGATTTCAAAGGAAGTAAAATACAGTACAAACAATGTTGTAGCCTCATACAAAAACAAGATATTTCATAATATTTCAGGTAATAAAACACTTACTAAAATGGTTGAGAGAAAAGAATTTGATAACTTCCTTATTAAAAAGGCTGTTGATTCGGGAGCAACGTTTCTTGATGGAACGAAGGTCACTGAAGTTGTTTGGAAGGATGGGGAATTCAGTGTCAAAACAGAGGAGCAGTTTTTCCAATGTAATTATTTGATTGGGGCTGATGGTACTAACAGTATTGTTAATAGAACATTTAACATTGTTGAAAAAGATCTTTACGGTTTTGCAATCGAAATTAATTGCCCTTTAAGCAAGGATAATATTGGTAAATTTAATATGACTTTCGATTTCGGAACGATTCCAAATGGTTATCTGTGGATTTTCCCTAAAGACCAATATGCTTGTATTGGAGCCTATACAACAAATAGAAAAATGAAAGATATCCAAAAATATCTTTTTGATTATATTGAGAGTCTTGGGTTGGTACCCGAATCTAAAGAACTTAAAGGGCATATTATTCCTTATTATGGAATCTACTATAAACAACCCGATTTTCCATGTATTCTAGTCGGAGATGCTGCAGGCTTTGGAGAATATTGTACCGGAGAGGGTATTTATTATGCAGTAAAAAGTGGCATCATTGCTGCTGAGGTGATTTCTTCAAGTATTAAGTCGGGAATTTTTGAGTATCGAACACTACAAAGAAGATATCAAAAAGAAATTATTCGAGGTTTGAAGTTAGCATATCATATAGGAAAATTTTTTTACAGCCATCTACCTCTCTCATTTAATCTTTTGATGTCTTATTTACTTGGAGGTATTCTGTATGAATCTGCTTCCAGAGGCTTTACGTTTGATCAATCATTTTCGAAAATCCATGTTATATTATCAAGCTTACTACTGAATAAATCCCATATTTCTAATAACAAGTATTATAAATAA